In Lepus europaeus isolate LE1 chromosome 19, mLepTim1.pri, whole genome shotgun sequence, the genomic window AAATTTATTCCCTCACATTTCTGTATGTCTCAGGGCTCACTGGGCTATACCCAAGGTATCCGCAGTGCTGCTTTTGCTTCTTGAAACTCAAGAAGGTATCTGTGCCTTGCTCTGTGACAATCCAGAGGCCAGCCTCATTTCTTGGTGTATCCTCTGTTCATTATCAAAACCAGCAATGCAGGATCTTTCTGACTATTCCTCCATTTTCAtaactattttgtttttgtaacaTCTTGGGAAGTGTTTTCTACTTTTTTGGGCTCCTATAACACTGAAGCACTAATCATCCATGACAGTCTCCCCAACTCAAGCACCTTAGTCTTGACCTCTTCTGCAAAATCCCATTTACACAGGTAAGGTCATATATTTATAGGTTTGGGGGATTCAGATGCATGGATATTTGTGAGAAATGAAATTGcagcaataaaaaacaaagttttagaAGTAGCATTCTACCTCACTTAAGTCTCattgaaacaaaacagaaaacctggCAGGAATTGGCTGAAGGTCGCCTACAGTACAAAGACTGTTGCCCTAACTGAGCCATCTTCTCCAGGTTGGACAGACACTCGGTGGATGGTCACACCCAAGACAGTCTCTAGCTTGTTCATGTGTAGCTATAGACATGAGATGGTGCACAGCTTAGCGATTAGGTGCACACAGCCCACTCCAGCCTACCCTCAGGCCACATACACAGCAGTTGCCTCCCTGTGTCCAGCCATTTCATCTTGGGAGATGGCAACCCTCCTCACCTGCCCTTGGCCAGTAGCCTCAACCCTGATCACTGTTGCACAGGAACTCAATCTTATCACCCTGCTCCCAGAgtcacacagaaggagagatgtCATTTCCCCATACTCCATATTCCTGACACACACACTTGCCTGGCCCTACTCATAGGGCCGTGTCACTCCGCACAGCCAATTGTACAAGTCAAACAGAGGGTCCAACCTAGAACTCTGCCCTCCATGAGCCCACAATTTAAATACTAGACCCTGTCCCCAGGGAATTTTGCATCTGAAGGAACTTTAAGGAATGTCCATGCCTCGCCTGCTGTGGTCTTACCCCAGAGATGTGTGTATTGAACACTCTCTCTAGGCCTAGAGTTCTATGCCCATGCTAGAGAGACACAGTGTGCCTTGGAAAAAGGAGGAACAAGTACATGGATGTAGTTCCTGGAGAAGGGGGAGATCAAATTATGAAAGGGGAGTTGAGTAAAGAGTTTGTCTCTGGATATGCTAGTGTTTTAAGTTCAAGTACTTTTTGAAGTTTattgatttataaataaatgtgaacCTGTGATTAGCGTTTATCTGTGATTTTTGTTTGGAGGTTAAAACTGCTACTATCAGCACCCATATGCAGAGACAGTCCATAAAGGGTACATAGAAACCAACAGtatttgatgatattttataGGGTGGGTGGTTTGAAGTGCTGGTGGTATCTGTAGCCTGGTAGAATTGTGGGTACTGGAgcgggtgctgtggtatagtgggttaagccaccacctgcagtgccagcatctcatatcggtgctggttggtgtcctagctgttccacttttgatccagctctctgctaatggcctgggaaagttgtagaaaatggccaagtagtttggtccctgcacccatgtgggagactcagaagcagcttccagctcctgacttcagattgacccagctctggccattgcgaccatttggggaatgaaccagaggatggaagacctctctctgactctctctctgtaactctgtctttcaaataaataaataaatcttttaaaagataaatctttaaaaaatattgtagggaCTATTATGTTTGGGTAGTTTTCagctttgagtttttttttttttaagggaatttttttgttttgcttattgaAGAAAGGTGAGGGGTTATGACTGATTGTGGTTTTGGAGATGTTAATGGGTTTGGGGGTTTTAGCTTTGTAGAGGATATGAGATTATGGAGGGAAGGGTGCATCTGGGGAACTTTGAAAAGTGTATCAGTTTGAGAGGTTGAAATATTTGATAGAATTGTTCATGGCTTGGTAAACTTAAGCTTAATAAGACTGGTGGGCTTGGAGAGCTAAGTGGAAATGGGAATTTGAGTGTCACCAAGAATCTGGGGCTTAAAGAGTTCAGAAAATTTGGAAATGTTGACTTCTTGGAGGTGGCTAGAGATTTAGAAAGTGTGATGTGTTGACCAATGACTACCTAAGTGCAACGTGATATGCCAGGACTTTCACAGGTTAGGGAAATGAGGATGTTGGTGGATTTGAGGTAGTACCATAGATGATCATATGTTGTTGGGTTTGGGGTGGTTGAGGTTTGGTTATTTGGACTTGGGTGCTGGTCTTTTTACATGGTTGAAGTTTTTGCAGAAGTTGAACTTTAGGTAAGTAGGTGGATCAGAGAGATTAGGAATTTTTGGGAAGACCAAGTGTTTGAACATTTTGTTGGGTTTGGAAAGTTTGAGAGTTGTGGGAATAATGTTGGATAGAGTAAGGATGGGATCTGGGGAGAAATTATTAGATTTGGAGAGACACGGCTTTTACTCAGAGAGGTTGAAAGCTTTGTGTGTATTCAGAGGTTTGACTAAATTGGTAGATTTTAAGGTTTCACAAATTTAAGGAAGTTGATCTGGGAGAATAGGGTAAGAGAGCAGTGGCAGGCTTGGGAATACAGCCAGCTTCCTGTTGAGAGCAGAAGGCTCTTAATTTGTGGTTCTGTTTTCATTCATTATTCTCACAGGGAGGCAAGGGCCAATCTTGTCTAATTTCTGCACTTGATGAACTCGGAGCAGGAGGTGTCCATTCAAAACCAGATAACTAGGGAAAGGATCCAACCCTGTCACTGTGGAACTCTATTTGAAGAAAACAGTAAATACACTGAGATCACCATTCCTCTTCTCCCAGTTCTTGTTTCTGGCATACTCTGGAGGTGATGGTAAGATCAAGGAATCAAAGACAAGAGGTGACAAGGAAGTGACTTATGGGGCAGGGAACAAAACCTAGGAGCAGGAAGCAGTAGTTCAAATCAAAGAGGAGAGCATGGAGTAAGGCGAGGGGACATAAAAAAGGAGGCAAGGAGTGATCAACAGCGAGGGGAGGCAGGTCATGGGGAAGGAAGCACAGCAAATGCTGCGGAGCTGAAAGCAGGGTAACTGGAACCAGTCGTAGCTGCACAACGGCACTGCACGGCATTCTGTCCACTCGCACCTGacttcctcttcccacccagctcctgctgtgtatATCTGTTGCAGTTCAGTGTCCTAGTATTCAGGAAGTTTAAAAGGAAAAGGACACATACCTAACGGTTATCAGTGTGTCAAGATGGGCACAGAGATGTTCCTATTTGGGAACTGTCAGTTCCGGAAGCTCCAGACACCCTGGAGCAAGCAGAGAACCATGCATGGTTAGCCAATCCTAGAAGGGACCTCATGAAGAAAACTGTGCATTGAAAGAAACTTTTTCCTGGGTTTGTGGTATGGCCCAATATGGAGGGGTTTATGCAGAGGGTGAGAAGGTGAGACTATGGGGACTCACCAGCTCACCCTGATGAATAATTTTTACCGAGGTTGTCTCTTTTTGCATGTAAGGACCCGACCCCACCTCTCCCACCGCTGCCTCTCTGACAGACCGCCGAGAGCCCGAGGCCCGGGAGCCCGCGAGCTCTGACAGACCGCCGAGAGCCCGAGGCCCGGGAGCCCCACGCGCCGCCGGGACCAGAAGAgcccgcccccgccggccgcgCGGGTCACTCCAGGGGGCGGGCCTAACGCACGCCCTCGTCCCGCCAGCCAATGACGGCGCGGGAAGCCGGCGGCCTGGGCGCCGAGCGCGATGACTCCGCCCACAGCCAGCGTCTATGCCGGTACGGGTAGGCCGCACTTTGCCCGCCCGGATAGGCCGTGGTCATTCGGGGCTGTGCCTTCGCCCGCTCCAACACTGGCGCCGCGAGGCTGTCTGCGGTTCGCGCCTCCCTTTTTCCCCCAGAACGTCGAGCCCACGAACACTTCCTACTCCTGAGAGGCCCGCCTCTTGCTTGAGAATCTGAGTCTCGTAGGCTCGCTAGACTGCGCGCAGCACTCCGATTGGAAACAGAGACTGCCCGTCAAGCCTTCACGTCACGCCACTCAACCCTCACCTCCGCCTCTCCTGCTGCATGCAGCGGGCGAAGTTGCCTCAGCCCTGAAGGAGCATCTTTGTTGGTCCAGGACCGGTATCCGTTAGCCCTTAGCCTGCAAAACTCTCGAATAAAGAGGAATCGGCTCGAGTCTGCGATTGGACCCGCGGACATGTCAGTCAAGGGATGGGCGGGTGCAAACGCAAGCCGGCGCACGGTACTGGTGGAGGCACTACCTGGACAAGGCGGGAGCGAGGGTACAGCCTCCTCTCGATTGGGCCAAAAGGGGAGATGGGCCCGCCCTCCCTACTGCAGGATTGGCTGACAGCGGGCCACACCCCCCGCCACCTTCCGACAACCAGCCCCTACAAGAAGTGGGGCGCCCGGGCACCTGTAAGCCGCTGTCGCCAGTTCCGTGGGAGAGAAATGCAAAGGCGCGCCCTCGGTTCCCGACTGGACCCGGCGTAGACCCGGGGTCGGCGCGCGCCATCCCAACGGTGAGGGAACACCAGCAGGCGGCGGGAGAGGGGCGCCGCGGGGACCTCGCAACCTCGCCACCGGAAGTGTCCTTGGGGAGGCGTCGCCCCCGGAAGTGTCCCCAGCGCCCGGCCGCACCCGGAAGTGTGAAGCTACCTTCTCTGAGGGAAGTAGTGGTCTCCGGCCCGTGGAGGAGGCGGGATGACAGCAGGTGTCTCGGTTGGCCCTCTCCCCGGCTGGTAGCGGCTTCGCGGCTCTGGAGCGGCTTCCGGGCACGGCCGCGGTCATGCGGTGGACCATCCCCGCCTGCTGAACGCCGTGGGCGATGCTTCCCGGAGCGGGGCCTGGCTCCGTCGAGGCTTTGCAGAAGTTGCTTTTGCTGCCCGTCACCCTCGATTCCCCTCTCCCCCAGGGATGTGCAGATGGAGGCCGGAGGAGACGCTGCGGCCGCAGCCCCCGGGGGCGCGGAGGACTTGGGGGACACGCGGCTCCCCGGTGAGGACACTGCCGCTGGTGGCGGAGGAGGGGTCCCTGCGGGCCCGCCGGACCCCGGAGGTGGGGGTCTGGAGGAGACAGGtatgccccccgccccgcctttgCTTGGACCAGTCGGGGAAGCAGCGAGCACCCGGGGGTCCCCGTGGACTCGGTGCAGTTAGAGTTgcggggaaggagaaggaaggcgGTGGGGACCTGGTATGGATCAGATCactgagagacaggaagggaagTGGGGGTGAGAGAGGGTCTTTGGGGACTTAGGGTGTTTGCCTCCATGAAGGAGCACAGGGGAGTTAGCAGGGTCAAATGGGAGGGGGGGAGACCCTTGGAAGGTGGTGGTTGGGAAACCAGGTCGTTAAGTCCCTGGAGTGGAAAGAGGATCTCCAGGAGTGGCCAGGCGCCGGGACAGCTCCATCATCACGGGTTGTCGGGGAGCCTGTAAGGAATCACGTGTTAGTGGACGGTAACTGTGAcccgggtggggtgggcaggaccACGTAAGGTTGGAAAGTCAGGAGATCCGCAGATGGCGGTGGACGTGTGTCGGTGTTCACTGAGGAAGTCACAGGCGAGTTGGTGCTCGTTGAGCCCTTTGGACTTAGTGGCTGCTCGTTAGGAATGGTCAGTGGTCATCACAGAATAAACGGGGCGGGACTTGGTTATTGGGAGTGGCCATTGGTATTGAGCGACAGACGGCTGTCAGCGGCAATGAGGAAGTGGAAGAACGTGAGGTCGCTGGAATGTTCTGGGACAGGTACTAAGACATGGTTGTAAATGGATGATGGTGATCTTCGTCAAGGGAGACCGCGATCATCAGCAGGAATGATGGGCCTTTCAGGGGGTCGGTGGCGGCCTTTGAGGTTGTGGGTTCTATTGAATGTTAACAGCGGCCATATTTGTTGCTATGAGAAGCTGAGCGGGTAtcagtgagacttaaaggggctCAGGGGATTCAGTGGAGATGATGGCAAGTCTGAAGTGTTTGTGGAGGTTAAGGGTGCTCACTGATGGGCAGGACAGAGTGGACAGGGCTAGAGTAAGTTGTAGGGCAGGGTAGCCATGGAGGATCATTGAAGACCCCAGCGTTAGTGATGGGAATATGAGATTTGGGGGTGTCAGTGTCCTGCAGTGGAAGTGAACGGGGGGTTAGGGGAGTCCTGGAAATTGGTGGCATTCACGGGGAGAGTTAATGGACATCATTGAGAATGTCAACAGGGGACCGGGAGAGTCAGTGTGGCACATTATCGATTGGAGGCCGTCCGTGAGAGTAGGGGGTTAGGATAGTGGGTGGGGGGGTGCATTCAAGATGCAGATGCTAGTAGAGGTTCATGGTGCTCATTGGGGGGGGAGCTGATATTAGGAATCagaggatttaaagggagatcaCTGGAAATGCTATTAATCGTGGTCGTTAGAGGCAGGAGGGTTCTTGGAAGACTTGGCAATGCAGATATTGAAGAGGCTGTAGCTGGTCTGTGGGGTCACAGAAGTTTCAGTGAATGACAGTGGGGGTGTATTGGGCTACTGGGGCTTTAGGGAGGAACATGGAAACCTTAGTGTTATAGGATATTCTAGACATGTCCCAGTTAGTGGTCGTGGGGAATCCTTGGTCATCGCTGGGCAAGAGAGATGCTTGGAGGTCTCTGTTAGCATGCAGGGATCACTGAGGGACTGGTAGGGCTTTGGTGGGTCCTTGGAGATGCGGCATTTGTGGAGGTCACGGCGGCTGACACTCACCAGGAGCTCCCTTTCAGAATCCAAGGCCAAGGATCAGCCACCCAGCCGCCTGTCACCACTGCCCCGTTCAGAATCCCCGTCAAGCCCCTGTGAGGGCTGGAGTCCTGCAGCCACTGAAGGGAGTCCCATCCATGGCCCTGAAGGTGGCCCCGGGCCCCAGGGCGGCGACCCCAGCGACGAGGACTGGCGCAGCCAGCGGAAGCACGTGTTTGTCCTGAGTGAGGCTGGCAAGCCCATCTACTCCCGGTACGGTAGTGTGGAGGCGCTGTCAGCTACCATGGGGGTGATGACAGCCCTGGTGTCCTTTGTGCAGAGTGCGGGAGACGCCATCCGTGCCATCTATGCCGGTGAGCAAAGGGCCACGAGGAGGAATGGGGGCTGGTGACTAGGAATGGGACTGGCTGGCTGGTGGTCTGCCTCCGCCGCCGTGGGTAGGTCTGTCTGTCTGCATGCCTGTGGCTCTGTCCAGCCAGCCTGGAATAGGTCCGTGTATGTGGATGGACACTCAGGAGTCTAATtacctgggggcgggggcgggtccTGTCCCAGTTTTCCTTGCTAGGTCCTGAGTGACTCCCTGGGATCTAAGTGACAAGCTGGGTACTTTCTTGTTGCCTGTAACTGTGTGTATCTTTCTGGCTTTGAGTCAGTCCTGgttctgtctcttccccctcacctcctctctaaCTACCTGATCCCTTGACCATCCCATCatgtctccacaaatgcccacgtTGTCCCAGCTTGCCCTCCATTCAGGCCAGGGGCATGTGTGTtggggaggaaggcagaagagCCCTGCCTGACCCCTCCGGTCACTCCTGACCCGTTTCTGTCCTGCCCCCAGAGGACCACAAGCTGGTGTTCCTACAGCAGGGCCCACTGCTGCTGGTGGCTGTGTCCCGGACTCCGCAGTCAGCAGCCCAGCTGCGGGGAGAGCTGCTGGCTGTGCACGCACAGATTGTGAGCACACTGACACGAGCGAGCGTGGCTCGCATCTTCGCACACAAGCAGAACTATGACCTGCGCCGCCTGCTGGCTGGCTCAGAGCGCACTCTGGACCGGCTTCTGGACAGCGTGgagcaggacccaggtgctttgCTCCTGGGTGCTGTGCGCTGCGTACCCCTGGCTCGCCCACTGCGGGAAGCACTGGGCGCGCTGCTCCGGCGCTGCATagcacctggcctggccctgtcggTGCTGGCGGTGGGTGGCCGCCTGGTGACGGCAGCCCAGGAGCGGAACGTGCTGGCTGAATGCCGGCTGGACCCAGCTGACCTGCAGCTGCTGCTCGACTGGGCGGGAGCTCCAGCGTTTGCAGCGGGCGAGGCGTGGGCACCCGTGTGCCTGCCCCGCTTCAACCCCGACGGTTTCTTCTACGCCTACGTGGCCCGCCTGGATGCCGTGCCGGTCTGCCTCCTGCTGCTTGGCACCCACCGTGAAGCCTTCCACGCCATGGCCGCCTGCCGGCGCCTTGTCGAAGATGGGATGCGCACCCTTGGAGCCCTGCACGCCCTCGGGGAGGCTGCTGGCTTCTCCAATGCCCCAGCAGCCACTGCCCCTGCCTACAGTGTGCAGGCTGTGGGGGCCCCTGGCCTGCGACACTTCCTCTATAAACCGCTGGACATCCCTGACCACCACCGCCAGCTGCCCCAGTTTACCAGGTGGGCCCAGACCCTGAGGGCACTTGGCTGGGAGGGGAGGCTTGTCTAAGTAGGAGGTTCAGCAGCTCATAGATCTATTCGCGAGAGACAGGCTGGCATGCTGCAGAAGGGAGGAGTGTGGAACGGGGCCCTTTCTGATCAAAGTTCAACCACCAGCGTGAAGGAAGGCCCTATTCCAGTGGCATCTGGTGGTCCCCAGAAAGTCCCCTAATCCGATGGGAGAAGCTCAGCTTCGAACTACTGAATCCTTAAGTTCAACGGGGAAGGCGCTGCTTCCCAACTTAATTGAAATCCCTAGAGTTCGATGGCAGCAGGCAGGCGAGAAGGCCCTGGACTAACCGTGCCCTCCGCCTCCCTCCGTCTCGGCAGCCCGGAGCTAGAGGCCCCCTACAGCAAGGAGGAGGAGCGGCAGCGGCTGTCGGACCTGTACCACCGCCTGCACGCGCGCCTCCACAGCACCACCCGGCCCCTGCGCCTCATCTACCACGTGGCTGAGAAGGAGACGCTGCTGGCCTGGGTGAGTTGGGAGGTCTCGTGACCCCGAAGCTTAGCGTTGTGCGATTGGCCCTCGTCTTGGGTTTTTCCGATGTCACACTGTGAATCAAGTGAGATCATGCATCTTTCTGGCAAGAACCCCACGGAAGTGACACTGTGGCTTTCTCTGCGTCGTATCAGGATGCCATTCTGCCCCACTGCTGCTGATGCCAGCTCTGACCACTTACCGTGGTTTCTGTCACACTGCCACACTGTGGTTTCTGTCACACTGCCACACTGTAACGCATTTCCCTTTGTCATTAGTGGGTATCTGTGCTCACTTGTCGGTGTCCTGGTTTTTGCCATAGTTTTCACTCACTAATCCATTGATGTTCTTAGTCTGGCACTGGCTAGATGGTGAtgtgtttctaactccatcattctTTTGTTATCTAAGTGATGGGGGATCTACTGTAAAGAACTTTCccatctcctgtgtgtgtgttgaatttttaattttatgtcagtATGGTCTCATGGATGTTTCTTTAGTGCCGTGGGCTAAAACCTTTTCTGTCATTTACTTTGGTGGTGAATTCATGACTGCAGTAGCTAATGGGAGCCTGGTTTAGCCAGGCTGGTCCTGTACTTCTCTGGACACATCCCCACCCCCTGTAGGAACACACCGCTGCTCTAGTCCTGCactccaccgctttcccaaggAGCCCTGGTACCTCTCAGTACAAGTTAGCATTTAAAACATATGAGAACGCCAGGGTTTTAAATCAAGAGGTCAAGAACAGCGTCCCTATGGAATTGCCTCTCAATAGAGGTGGGGGTACTGGGCTACATGAGTATCTGGAGGAAGGGTACCCCAGCAGAGGAAAGAACACTACAGATTCTGTGCGGTGAGACTGAACCTACTTGTATCTGAGGAACAATAAGGAAAGGGAGTAGCTGGAACAGAAGAAGTGGAGGGGAGGAGGCACAGGAGGGTTCTGCTGACCTGGTGGAGTGAGGTCTGCGTGTCCGTTTCTATTATATCCAGGGTACAGGTGTGTAGAGCTTAGAACAGGGCCCTGTGTACACTAGAAAGTATTCTCACTATTTTCCCCAGTCCAGCCGGCCATAGACAAGCAAACTAAGGTCCAGAgagtacacacacatgtgtggcTAGGCCCAGCTGACAGCCCATTGCCCAGTCCACAGCATGACTAGATGGGGGTTGCTGCAGGAGGCACACgtggggctgggtgagggcagACAGCATTGTCCgtggccagctccagcccttctG contains:
- the MON1B gene encoding vacuolar fusion protein MON1 homolog B — its product is MEAGGDAAAAAPGGAEDLGDTRLPGEDTAAGGGGGVPAGPPDPGGGGLEETESKAKDQPPSRLSPLPRSESPSSPCEGWSPAATEGSPIHGPEGGPGPQGGDPSDEDWRSQRKHVFVLSEAGKPIYSRYGSVEALSATMGVMTALVSFVQSAGDAIRAIYAEDHKLVFLQQGPLLLVAVSRTPQSAAQLRGELLAVHAQIVSTLTRASVARIFAHKQNYDLRRLLAGSERTLDRLLDSVEQDPGALLLGAVRCVPLARPLREALGALLRRCIAPGLALSVLAVGGRLVTAAQERNVLAECRLDPADLQLLLDWAGAPAFAAGEAWAPVCLPRFNPDGFFYAYVARLDAVPVCLLLLGTHREAFHAMAACRRLVEDGMRTLGALHALGEAAGFSNAPAATAPAYSVQAVGAPGLRHFLYKPLDIPDHHRQLPQFTSPELEAPYSKEEERQRLSDLYHRLHARLHSTTRPLRLIYHVAEKETLLAWVTSKFELYTCLSPLVTKAGAILVVTKLLRWVKKEEDRLFIRYPPKYSTPPAASADQAPHNGLFTGL